The following proteins are encoded in a genomic region of Gimesia algae:
- a CDS encoding GntP family permease encodes MLENYPFVILGIGIAIVIGMIIFLKINAFLALITAAMAVSLLGPESAEGINRIKRVAIAFGDSVSGIGIVIALAAIIGKCMMDSGAADRIVRTFLNALGEKNASFALMGSGFVLAVPVFFDTVFYLLIPLARSLYRSTQRNYLLYIMAIAAGGAITHTLVPPTPGPLAMADYLGVDLGKMIFVGVLVALPAAFVGILYAKFANHLMDIPMRDVAEHKDPDPLEEHKLPSLIVSLLPIVLPVLMITSNTLVNSLVDAQIGPQKILTSIGPYTSIIGDANFALLVATAISLIILLRQRGMTLLQLSATVEQALMSGGVIILITAGGGAFGKMLTVAKIGPAIQEMFSKDSDGTGMTFLFLGFGIAALLKVAQGSSTVAMITTSAMLSAMLTTTNLDLNPLGFDPVYLATAIGAGSLIGSWMNDSGFWIFCKMSGLTEAEALKSWTPLLFVMGCTSMATTILLSIIWPMT; translated from the coding sequence ATGTTGGAAAACTATCCTTTTGTGATACTTGGCATCGGGATTGCCATTGTCATCGGCATGATTATTTTTCTGAAGATCAATGCGTTTCTGGCGCTGATCACAGCCGCAATGGCCGTCAGTCTGCTCGGGCCCGAATCTGCCGAGGGAATTAATCGCATAAAACGCGTCGCGATTGCCTTTGGTGACTCAGTTTCCGGAATTGGAATCGTGATCGCGCTGGCAGCGATTATCGGAAAGTGCATGATGGACAGCGGTGCCGCGGACAGAATCGTCCGCACATTCCTGAATGCACTGGGTGAAAAGAACGCCTCGTTTGCGTTGATGGGCAGTGGCTTCGTCCTCGCGGTGCCGGTTTTTTTTGATACAGTCTTCTATCTGTTGATTCCTTTAGCGCGTTCGCTGTATCGCAGCACGCAACGTAACTACCTGCTGTATATCATGGCGATTGCCGCCGGAGGAGCGATTACCCACACCCTCGTCCCCCCGACTCCCGGTCCGCTGGCAATGGCAGATTACCTGGGTGTTGACCTGGGAAAAATGATTTTTGTCGGCGTACTGGTCGCTTTACCGGCCGCTTTTGTCGGCATCCTGTATGCGAAGTTTGCCAATCATCTGATGGATATACCCATGCGGGACGTCGCCGAACATAAAGACCCCGATCCCCTCGAAGAACATAAGCTCCCCTCTCTGATTGTTTCGTTGCTCCCGATTGTACTCCCGGTGTTGATGATCACATCCAACACACTTGTCAATTCCCTGGTAGATGCCCAGATTGGACCTCAGAAGATTCTAACCAGCATTGGCCCCTATACGTCTATCATAGGTGATGCCAACTTCGCACTGTTGGTTGCCACAGCAATCTCTTTGATCATTCTGTTGCGGCAGCGCGGTATGACACTGTTACAGTTAAGTGCCACCGTTGAGCAGGCTTTAATGAGTGGAGGTGTGATTATTCTGATTACTGCGGGCGGAGGTGCCTTCGGGAAAATGCTGACGGTTGCCAAAATTGGCCCTGCTATTCAGGAGATGTTCAGCAAAGACTCTGATGGAACCGGAATGACCTTTCTGTTTCTGGGCTTTGGAATCGCCGCCCTGCTGAAAGTGGCACAAGGCTCAAGTACTGTCGCGATGATTACGACCTCTGCGATGCTGTCTGCCATGCTCACTACGACGAACCTTGATTTAAACCCGCTTGGTTTTGATCCGGTGTATCTGGCAACGGCGATTGGTGCCGGCTCATTGATTGGTTCCTGGATGAATGACAGTGGTTTCTGGATTTTCTGTAAGATGAGCGGCCTGACCGAAGCCGAAGCCCTTAAATCCTGGACGCCACTACTGTTTGTGATGGGATGCACGAGTATGGCGACTACCATCCTGCTCTCCATCATCTGGCCGATGACATGA
- a CDS encoding DUF6807 domain-containing protein, whose protein sequence is MSALFPQCGIVPQPDSQFSFRIQGKERLRWHHASHYSRPFFYPLTGPAGVPLTRIGHPGAPNHDHHRSVWFAHHQVLGINFWAENTSSSITQKRWLSLDESDDEAILAVELEWRDGHDPEPLLRQELISAIRTNEKQELFLELQTTFYPTAESLEFQKTNFGFLAVRVAKSISSYFGAGNITNSRQQTGEKNIFGKPAEWMDYSGPVTPELTEGITYFYHAENPVAASEGPVLWHVREDGWMGAAPCMHGSLETTRKQPLTFRFLLHAHAGAINHDQANSIYQQFSESLPYQLRKPEKRHTSATVSRRLSQ, encoded by the coding sequence ATGAGCGCCCTGTTTCCGCAATGCGGGATTGTTCCCCAACCCGATTCTCAATTCTCGTTTCGCATTCAGGGAAAGGAACGGTTGCGCTGGCATCATGCGTCCCATTATTCCCGCCCTTTTTTCTATCCCTTGACCGGTCCCGCGGGCGTCCCGTTAACCAGGATCGGACATCCCGGGGCTCCCAATCACGACCATCATCGATCGGTCTGGTTTGCACACCATCAGGTCCTGGGAATCAACTTCTGGGCTGAAAACACCAGCTCCAGCATCACGCAGAAGCGCTGGCTTTCCCTCGATGAATCCGACGACGAAGCGATTCTGGCGGTGGAACTGGAATGGCGGGACGGACATGATCCCGAGCCTCTGCTGCGTCAGGAACTGATCTCCGCAATACGTACGAATGAAAAACAGGAACTGTTTCTGGAACTACAGACGACATTTTATCCAACAGCGGAATCTCTGGAGTTTCAGAAAACAAATTTTGGTTTTCTGGCAGTGCGTGTCGCGAAATCAATTTCCAGTTATTTTGGCGCGGGGAATATCACAAACAGTCGACAGCAGACGGGTGAAAAAAACATCTTCGGAAAACCGGCGGAATGGATGGACTATTCAGGCCCTGTCACCCCTGAACTCACGGAAGGGATCACTTATTTTTATCATGCCGAAAACCCCGTCGCTGCAAGTGAAGGGCCTGTCTTGTGGCATGTACGCGAAGATGGCTGGATGGGAGCAGCTCCCTGCATGCACGGATCTCTGGAAACGACGCGAAAGCAACCATTGACATTCCGGTTTCTGCTGCATGCTCATGCAGGAGCGATCAACCATGATCAGGCAAACAGCATCTATCAACAGTTTTCAGAGAGTCTGCCTTATCAGTTGCGGAAGCCGGAAAAGCGGCACACCAGCGCAACTGTCAGTCGAAGACTTTCTCAGTAA
- a CDS encoding Gfo/Idh/MocA family oxidoreductase: MGEYPVRCYSTGGRQTRTGEDYGQIFDHFSTVYEYANGAKFVASTRHQQGCSSLFVDTVSGTEGTATLMKYQIEGKNPWKGARRRANMHQLEHDAMYKALRNGEVINNGDYMANSSMMGIIARMSAYTGKTLTWEQAMNSKEDLSPEKYDMTMSLPEPKVATPGVTPFV, from the coding sequence ATGGGAGAATATCCTGTCCGCTGCTACAGTACAGGCGGACGTCAGACACGAACCGGTGAAGACTACGGTCAGATCTTTGACCACTTCAGTACTGTGTACGAGTATGCCAATGGAGCGAAATTTGTCGCGTCCACTCGACATCAGCAGGGATGCAGTTCCCTGTTTGTTGATACTGTGTCGGGCACCGAAGGAACTGCCACGCTGATGAAATACCAGATCGAAGGTAAGAACCCCTGGAAAGGCGCCCGCCGTCGTGCCAATATGCATCAACTGGAACACGATGCGATGTACAAGGCCCTCAGAAATGGCGAAGTCATCAATAACGGTGATTACATGGCGAACAGCTCCATGATGGGCATTATCGCCCGCATGTCAGCATACACAGGAAAGACGCTCACCTGGGAACAGGCCATGAATTCCAAGGAAGACCTGTCTCCCGAGAAATACGACATGACCATGTCTCTTCCCGAACCCAAAGTGGCGACGCCCGGTGTGACTCCATTCGTATAA
- a CDS encoding sugar phosphate isomerase/epimerase family protein: MLKQELENRRLSHQASRRMFLKQGSAALLAGTLSQTGVSLAAETEPAKPKTGIKKAVKYQMITEPVSVLDKFKMLKDLGFEGTEIHYRSKVDPKEVRRAIDATGVQVHGFLNSSRDELKDSIDQAKYYGGTSVLVVAGRVDDKHPYDVVYQQQQAKLRKHLPYAEQQGIKLLVENVWNNFLLSPLEMARFIDELESPAAGVYFDVGNVVRFGWPEQWIRILGPRIVKLDIKEYSRKKQKDEGLWKGFQVEINEGDCNWPAVRKALNDIGYTQGWATAEVKGGDRQRLQDISDRMDRALDLA, translated from the coding sequence ATGTTAAAACAGGAGTTGGAAAACCGGCGATTGTCGCATCAGGCCTCGCGCAGAATGTTTCTGAAACAGGGTTCGGCTGCATTGCTGGCAGGGACATTGTCGCAAACAGGCGTTTCACTTGCTGCTGAGACTGAGCCGGCAAAGCCAAAAACCGGTATCAAAAAAGCGGTGAAGTATCAGATGATTACGGAACCCGTTTCAGTGCTCGATAAATTCAAAATGCTGAAGGACCTTGGCTTTGAGGGGACGGAAATTCATTATCGCTCCAAAGTGGATCCCAAAGAAGTAAGGCGCGCCATTGATGCAACGGGAGTGCAGGTTCACGGGTTTCTGAACAGCAGCCGCGATGAGCTGAAAGATTCCATCGATCAGGCAAAATATTACGGCGGCACAAGTGTTCTGGTCGTGGCGGGGCGTGTCGATGACAAGCACCCGTATGATGTGGTATATCAACAACAGCAGGCCAAGCTGCGCAAGCATTTGCCTTATGCAGAGCAGCAGGGCATTAAACTGCTGGTAGAGAATGTCTGGAATAATTTTCTGTTGAGTCCGCTGGAAATGGCACGTTTCATCGATGAACTGGAGAGCCCTGCGGCGGGCGTTTATTTCGATGTTGGAAATGTAGTAAGGTTCGGCTGGCCCGAACAGTGGATTCGGATTCTTGGTCCCCGCATCGTAAAGCTTGACATTAAAGAATACAGTCGCAAGAAACAGAAAGATGAAGGGCTCTGGAAAGGGTTTCAGGTCGAGATTAATGAAGGTGACTGCAACTGGCCTGCAGTGCGTAAAGCTTTGAATGACATCGGTTACACGCAAGGCTGGGCGACTGCCGAAGTCAAAGGAGGCGATCGTCAAAGATTGCAGGATATTTCGGATCGCATGGATCGTGCACTTGATCTTGCCTGA
- a CDS encoding sugar phosphate isomerase/epimerase family protein: MSAFRYSLNASTIRTTPLLEKIRVTTEAGYEGIELWFDEVEAYLAAGGKLETISAAIQESGLSIPTMIMLRDWWSASEEEYPAVFETCLERIKIAAQLGVEYVIACPHREVPDYDLGGLRYRELLDAGMEAGAKPAVEFLGFVEAVTKIEDALQVVEKSGHPQGTLVLDPFHVFRGGGTMETIAQLKPTQIAISHFNDAVDTIPREQQMDPDRVLPGDGHLDLTHYCRLLKQIGYDGWLSLELFRDDLWQQDPLSVARLGLERMRSIAENA; this comes from the coding sequence ATGAGTGCTTTCCGTTACAGTCTGAATGCCAGTACAATCCGCACCACTCCTCTACTTGAAAAAATCCGCGTTACGACAGAAGCCGGCTATGAGGGGATTGAACTCTGGTTTGATGAAGTCGAAGCATACCTGGCCGCGGGTGGAAAACTGGAGACAATTTCGGCTGCCATTCAAGAATCCGGCCTGTCGATTCCCACGATGATCATGCTGCGAGACTGGTGGTCTGCCTCAGAAGAAGAATATCCGGCGGTCTTTGAAACCTGTCTGGAACGCATCAAAATCGCTGCCCAACTGGGGGTGGAATATGTCATTGCCTGCCCGCATCGTGAAGTTCCTGACTACGATCTCGGTGGATTACGATATCGGGAACTGCTCGATGCCGGTATGGAAGCGGGGGCAAAACCAGCAGTTGAATTTCTGGGATTTGTAGAAGCGGTTACTAAAATCGAAGATGCACTGCAGGTCGTCGAAAAATCAGGGCATCCCCAGGGGACTCTGGTTCTTGATCCGTTTCATGTATTCCGCGGCGGTGGAACCATGGAAACGATCGCGCAACTGAAGCCAACACAGATCGCCATCTCCCATTTCAACGACGCCGTCGACACGATTCCCCGGGAACAGCAAATGGACCCGGACCGTGTTTTACCCGGCGACGGGCACCTCGACCTGACTCACTACTGCCGGCTCTTAAAACAGATCGGTTACGACGGCTGGCTCTCACTGGAACTGTTTCGCGACGATCTCTGGCAGCAGGATCCACTCAGTGTCGCCAGACTTGGCCTGGAACGCATGCGGTCGATTGCAGAAAACGCCTGA
- a CDS encoding COG1361 family protein — protein MPGSRIRPLSGAVSILLLLLTLSTAACSALAPSQRSSWKLTDPPPLDPQNQPLNSPVPQTAPQSRETQRVNPQTIPQRQPTAPQPQEDLFAVPESLNRNQPPQPRDLPDQVMPRPQLRAPDIQSRSKPESLPKQPSGPMMTAPATAGPLEMTVDVIPKRQLGSGATFYLIIKNTSDRSVRNVLLECEFDAALMFPGRREKKIGQRLGTLQPGESKEISLTLYSDILGSHCCRFRALADGDELVWKSVCVEYEKKQLDLSVIGPSSRSIGSRAEYIVKLSNVANIDLNNIQVAISYDSALIPREASIGSTREPDQLTWSLDTIRSGEGVQLQVEFECEVAAEHACMRVNVTSPELPNEQVSACLKVTPAQGVLDVQVRDTKDPIARGEETVYEVSIENRGLQPARDIVLQAKIPRMFRVVSVEAHQGNQKLNLRPEVNQDILRVSPVRELPADAFLRYTILVKAIGSGDGEFNVTITGADAEKLETQVTEITTVNR, from the coding sequence ATGCCGGGTAGCAGAATTCGGCCCTTATCAGGAGCCGTATCAATCCTACTGTTGCTGTTGACACTCTCGACAGCAGCCTGCTCTGCCCTTGCGCCCAGTCAACGTTCTTCCTGGAAACTGACTGATCCGCCTCCACTGGATCCCCAGAACCAGCCATTGAACAGCCCTGTACCTCAAACGGCTCCCCAGTCACGTGAAACGCAACGCGTCAATCCCCAGACGATTCCACAAAGACAGCCGACTGCCCCTCAACCCCAGGAAGATCTGTTTGCGGTACCGGAATCGCTCAACCGAAATCAGCCTCCTCAACCGCGCGACCTGCCCGATCAGGTCATGCCTCGTCCCCAGTTGAGAGCGCCCGATATCCAAAGTAGATCGAAGCCGGAGTCTTTGCCAAAGCAACCATCAGGCCCTATGATGACAGCACCTGCGACAGCAGGACCGCTGGAGATGACAGTTGACGTCATTCCCAAACGCCAGCTGGGAAGTGGCGCCACATTCTATCTGATCATCAAAAACACGAGTGATCGCTCCGTCAGAAATGTACTGCTGGAATGTGAGTTTGATGCCGCGCTGATGTTCCCGGGTCGCCGCGAAAAGAAAATCGGACAGCGTCTGGGAACATTGCAACCCGGCGAATCAAAAGAGATCTCACTGACACTCTACAGTGACATTCTGGGGAGTCACTGCTGCCGTTTCCGGGCATTGGCCGACGGTGATGAACTGGTCTGGAAATCGGTTTGTGTCGAATATGAAAAGAAACAACTGGACCTGTCTGTCATCGGCCCTTCTTCGCGTAGTATCGGCAGTCGGGCAGAGTACATCGTGAAACTTTCCAATGTTGCAAATATCGATCTGAATAACATCCAGGTCGCCATCTCTTACGATTCCGCATTGATCCCGCGCGAAGCATCCATTGGTTCCACTCGGGAACCCGATCAGTTGACATGGTCGCTGGATACGATTCGTAGTGGAGAAGGTGTGCAACTCCAGGTGGAATTTGAATGCGAAGTCGCCGCCGAACATGCCTGCATGCGCGTGAACGTCACCAGCCCGGAACTCCCCAACGAACAGGTTTCGGCCTGCCTGAAAGTCACCCCTGCTCAAGGCGTGCTGGATGTGCAGGTCCGCGATACCAAAGACCCGATTGCCCGCGGCGAAGAGACGGTTTATGAAGTCAGCATCGAGAACCGAGGTCTGCAACCGGCCAGAGACATCGTGCTTCAGGCAAAAATCCCGCGTATGTTTCGCGTTGTTTCTGTCGAAGCGCACCAGGGAAATCAGAAGCTCAATCTCAGACCGGAAGTGAATCAGGACATCCTGCGTGTCTCTCCCGTTCGTGAACTTCCCGCCGATGCCTTTCTGCGCTATACGATCCTGGTCAAAGCAATTGGCTCTGGTGACGGCGAATTTAACGTCACGATAACCGGAGCAGATGCGGAAAAGCTGGAAACACAAGTGACTGAAATCACTACTGTGAATCGTTGA
- a CDS encoding Gfo/Idh/MocA family protein, with protein MSENASEPQSNQSRRKFMKQSLATLATTGLVVNPALTSGAFAASTELIKVGLVGCGGRGTGAAAQTLRADSNVELVAMADAFGDHLEQSYQNLKKTEVQDRVKVDADHKFVGFDAFQKLIDSGVDLVILATPPHFRPQQLQACIDADKHVFCEKPVAVDAPGIRSVLKTTAEAKKKNLTIVSGLCWRYEPGMQQMVDKIHEGGIGDIVALHSTRYLGGVAKMVKRKPEWSDMEYQMRNWYYYTWLSGDFNTEQFVHELDK; from the coding sequence ATGTCCGAAAATGCATCTGAACCACAGTCGAACCAGAGCCGCCGTAAATTTATGAAACAGTCTTTGGCCACGCTGGCGACAACGGGGCTGGTTGTAAATCCGGCGTTAACTTCTGGTGCCTTTGCTGCCAGTACCGAATTGATCAAAGTCGGGCTGGTTGGCTGTGGCGGTCGAGGAACCGGGGCTGCTGCCCAGACGCTACGAGCTGATTCAAATGTTGAACTGGTTGCAATGGCGGATGCGTTTGGTGATCATCTCGAACAGAGTTATCAGAACCTGAAGAAGACTGAGGTTCAGGATCGCGTCAAAGTTGACGCCGATCATAAGTTTGTCGGGTTTGACGCCTTTCAGAAACTGATTGATTCTGGTGTAGATCTGGTGATTTTGGCGACGCCCCCTCATTTCCGACCCCAGCAGTTGCAGGCCTGCATCGATGCTGACAAGCATGTGTTCTGTGAAAAACCGGTTGCCGTCGATGCACCGGGGATTCGCTCTGTACTGAAAACAACTGCCGAAGCCAAAAAGAAAAATCTGACGATCGTTTCCGGTCTCTGCTGGCGTTATGAGCCTGGTATGCAGCAGATGGTCGATAAAATTCATGAAGGTGGAATTGGTGATATTGTGGCCCTGCACAGCACCCGCTATCTGGGTGGTGTTGCCAAAATGGTGAAACGCAAGCCGGAATGGTCAGATATGGAATACCAGATGCGTAACTGGTATTACTACACCTGGCTGTCGGGCGACTTCAACACCGAGCAGTTCGTGCATGAACTGGATAAGTAG
- a CDS encoding BBP7 family outer membrane beta-barrel protein, protein MSRTSWKVMMITPFRLSALLVLLCSTGLPVGMHKVAAADDGTTEFVMHGDADVVDEEIVDNSGLFSGVNTYSRSLVRQLPVDRGWTYDSPIDKSIKGMFRSSSLKLEYLHWSLEGPDNILLSAPILGDPDPTQPTAVFDRSTGIARGDGVAVNYIDRTMETNGMRATLAFPVEDASIEWNAWGIFKNDSTRPTESIYGTQSNSIPDDDLVVVTNFNVNGNLASNTNVYDTSFNVNLDTEMFGTGVNYVLDPYLPGEGFRMQPLFGFRFISLRETMNQVGVDSGGGIGTPRTTTIYSKVENRVFGPSIGARAEYRHSRFTIGAEPKFTFGFNRDTDQVRTDQLFVATDPTIVSVQKNNEFSPTFQVSVYAKLNVNEHIRCFVGYDYLFIGQISRAYDIIDYNEDRTATNPATGTKVRQQHSKFSADGITAGLEFIW, encoded by the coding sequence ATGAGTCGCACATCCTGGAAAGTAATGATGATTACTCCATTCAGACTGAGTGCACTACTGGTGTTGCTGTGCTCGACCGGCTTACCTGTCGGGATGCATAAAGTAGCAGCAGCCGATGATGGCACGACCGAATTTGTCATGCACGGCGATGCCGATGTGGTGGATGAAGAAATTGTTGATAATTCCGGACTGTTTTCGGGAGTCAACACCTATTCCAGATCACTGGTTCGGCAGTTGCCCGTTGACCGTGGTTGGACCTACGATTCTCCGATTGATAAGTCGATCAAGGGTATGTTTCGTTCGAGCTCTCTCAAACTGGAATATCTGCACTGGTCACTCGAAGGACCTGATAACATTTTATTGAGCGCACCGATTCTGGGAGATCCAGATCCGACTCAACCCACAGCTGTCTTTGACCGGTCCACTGGTATTGCACGCGGTGATGGTGTCGCTGTGAATTATATCGATCGCACAATGGAGACGAACGGGATGCGGGCTACTTTAGCGTTCCCCGTAGAAGACGCGTCGATCGAGTGGAATGCCTGGGGGATTTTCAAAAATGACTCGACACGTCCCACGGAATCCATCTATGGAACTCAGTCGAATTCGATTCCCGATGATGATCTGGTCGTAGTTACCAACTTCAATGTCAATGGAAATCTGGCCTCGAATACGAATGTGTACGATACGAGTTTTAACGTGAATCTCGATACCGAAATGTTTGGTACTGGTGTGAATTATGTTCTGGACCCCTATCTTCCGGGAGAAGGATTTCGGATGCAGCCTCTGTTTGGATTTCGTTTCATCAGTCTGCGGGAAACGATGAACCAGGTAGGCGTGGATTCGGGCGGAGGAATCGGGACACCTCGTACGACAACCATTTATTCGAAAGTTGAAAACCGTGTGTTCGGTCCCAGTATTGGTGCTCGAGCAGAATACAGGCACAGTCGTTTTACAATTGGTGCCGAGCCCAAGTTTACCTTCGGGTTCAACCGCGATACCGATCAGGTGAGAACGGATCAGCTGTTTGTAGCTACTGACCCGACGATTGTATCTGTTCAGAAAAACAATGAATTCTCCCCGACTTTTCAGGTTTCAGTTTATGCCAAGTTGAATGTCAACGAGCATATTCGCTGTTTTGTCGGTTACGATTACCTGTTTATTGGTCAGATCTCACGTGCCTACGATATTATTGACTACAATGAAGACCGAACCGCTACAAATCCGGCAACTGGTACCAAAGTCCGTCAGCAGCATTCCAAATTCTCAGCTGATGGTATTACTGCTGGCCTTGAATTCATCTGGTAA
- a CDS encoding pectate lyase, translating to MFETRQTMRMYLLSCLSSVFLFGFAEDLQSAEVTDAAARKAMQQATDYFTSQVATEGGYLWKYSQDLKDREGENQAPASRVWVQPPGTPSVGEAYLRAYQKTREPYLLKAAKATAYALVNGQLKSGGWNYYIDFEDRKSYQYRVNGGGPKARNTTTLDDNTTQAALQFLILIDQELKFQDQSIHEAAMYALNALLKAQYPNGGWPQRFDSPPDPKDYPVIKANYPESWPREFRKEKYLDYYTFNDNLIEDLVGVMFLAHHVYQDERYQRAALKAGDFIILAQMPEPQPAWAQQYNSQMQPAWARRFEPPAVTGGESQGIIKTLIQIYIYTGDKKYLKPIPPALAYLKKSELPDGKLARFYELKTNRPLYFTKKYQLTYQDNDLPTHYGFIVNSSVDSLEGRYRRLLDDSPEKLASMRFPTRRVRLTPSLTAKAKSAIDSLNSEGAWLKQGDLKASGKKNLRTIDTRVFIQNLSTLADFVAAKQKD from the coding sequence ATGTTTGAAACGCGCCAAACTATGAGAATGTATTTGCTGTCCTGTCTCAGTTCCGTTTTCCTTTTTGGCTTCGCCGAAGATCTTCAGAGTGCAGAAGTGACAGACGCGGCTGCCCGCAAGGCGATGCAGCAGGCGACTGATTATTTTACGAGCCAGGTTGCTACCGAAGGCGGCTATCTCTGGAAGTACAGTCAGGATCTCAAAGATCGGGAAGGGGAAAATCAGGCCCCTGCTTCTCGTGTCTGGGTCCAGCCTCCGGGCACACCAAGTGTAGGCGAAGCTTATCTGAGAGCGTATCAGAAAACGAGAGAACCTTATTTATTGAAAGCAGCGAAAGCAACCGCATATGCCCTGGTCAATGGACAACTGAAATCAGGGGGCTGGAACTATTATATCGATTTCGAAGATCGCAAATCGTATCAGTATCGAGTAAATGGCGGCGGTCCCAAAGCACGCAATACAACCACACTGGATGATAATACGACACAGGCCGCATTACAGTTTTTGATTCTGATCGACCAGGAACTGAAATTTCAGGATCAATCAATTCATGAAGCAGCAATGTATGCATTAAACGCGTTACTGAAGGCCCAGTATCCCAATGGAGGCTGGCCGCAACGTTTCGACAGTCCGCCTGATCCCAAAGATTATCCGGTGATCAAAGCAAATTATCCGGAAAGCTGGCCGCGCGAGTTTCGTAAGGAAAAGTATCTCGATTACTACACGTTCAACGACAATTTGATTGAAGATCTGGTGGGAGTGATGTTTCTGGCACATCATGTGTATCAGGATGAACGCTATCAACGGGCCGCTCTGAAAGCGGGAGACTTCATTATTCTGGCACAAATGCCCGAGCCACAACCTGCCTGGGCACAGCAGTATAACAGCCAGATGCAACCTGCCTGGGCCCGGAGGTTCGAACCCCCTGCCGTGACCGGTGGCGAGTCACAAGGTATCATCAAGACCCTGATACAGATTTATATTTATACTGGTGATAAAAAATATCTGAAACCGATTCCACCGGCGCTGGCGTATTTAAAGAAGTCAGAACTGCCTGACGGAAAGCTGGCCCGGTTTTATGAGTTAAAAACCAATCGTCCTCTGTATTTTACGAAAAAGTATCAATTGACCTATCAGGACAATGATCTGCCCACGCATTATGGTTTCATCGTTAACTCCAGTGTCGATTCGCTGGAAGGCCGTTATCGTAGACTGCTGGATGATTCACCTGAGAAACTGGCGTCCATGCGGTTTCCCACACGTCGGGTTCGCTTGACTCCCTCTTTGACGGCAAAGGCAAAATCAGCCATCGATTCCCTGAACTCCGAAGGTGCCTGGCTGAAACAAGGCGATCTCAAAGCATCGGGTAAAAAGAATCTGCGTACGATTGATACACGCGTCTTCATCCAGAATCTGAGTACACTGGCCGATTTTGTCGCTGCAAAACAAAAGGACTAA